Proteins from one Cyclopterus lumpus isolate fCycLum1 chromosome 11, fCycLum1.pri, whole genome shotgun sequence genomic window:
- the polr2k gene encoding DNA-directed RNA polymerases I, II, and III subunit RPABC4, with protein MDPQKDVQPPKQQPMIYICGECHTENEIKARDPIRCRECGYRIMYKKRTKRLVVFDAR; from the exons ATGGATCCACAAAAAGATGTGCAACCGCCCAAACAACAGCCTATGATCTACATATGTGGAG AATGTCACACAGAAAATGAAATTAAGGCCCGTGATCCAATCCGATGCAGAGAGTGTGGTTACAGGATCATGTACAAGAAGAGAACCAAGAGAT TGGTTGTCTTTGATGCccgatga